One genomic window of Hemitrygon akajei chromosome 1, sHemAka1.3, whole genome shotgun sequence includes the following:
- the LOC140735721 gene encoding LIM domain-binding protein 1-like isoform X6, producing MYWITWIYYHDSSYLVQISSLSPFWYYSTLKCIPETEAVMLDRDLGPTPSYPPTYPEPNIGRHTPYMSQPEFRIYELNKRLQNWTEECDNLWWDAFTTEFFEDDAVLTVACCLEDGPKRYTIGRTLIPRYFRSIFDGGATDLYFNLKHSKESFHGNLVILDCDLCSMVTLHNKPIFTKVCTEGRLYLEFTFDDLMRIKNWHFNIRQNRELLSRSILATHAQDPPMLEQLSNSITRSGLSNFTLNYLRLCVILEPMQELMSRHKTYNLSPRDCLKTCLFQKWQRMVAPPAEPVRPPTAKRRKRKQSGGNTSSVGPSSNSSGGSKRKNSPATGFSLSSQVQPESNLLG from the exons ATGTATTGGATAACTTGGATTTATTACCATGACTCTA GTTACCTAGTCCAGATATCTAGCCTGAGCCCATTTTGGTATTATTCCACCCTGAAGTGCATTCCGGAGACTGAGGCAGTTATGCTGGACCGAGACCTCGG TCCAACCCCATCTTACCCGCCTACGTATCCGGAGCCCAATATCGG AAGACACACACCCTATATGTCACAACCCGAGTTCAGGATCTATGAACTCAACAAACGTCTCCAGAACTGGACAGAG gAGTGTGACAACCTTTGGTGGGATGCTTTCAccacagaattttttgaagacgATGCAGTattgactgtggcctgctgcctaGAAGATGGACCAAAAAGATACA CAATTGGCCGGACTCTAATCCCTCGCTATTTTCGTAGTATCTTTGATGGTGGAGCAACAGACCTTTATTTTAACTTGAAGCACTCAAAAGAATCATTCCATGGCAATCTGGTGATATTGGACTGTGATCTCTGCAGCATGGTCACACTACacaacaaacctatcttcaccaaG GTGTGTACAGAAGGTCGCCTCTACCTTGAATTTACTTTTGATGATTTGATGCGCATAAAGAATTGGCATTTTAATATCAGACAAAATCGTGAGCTCCTCTCACGCAGCATCCTTGCAACGCAT GCCCAGGATCCTCCGATGTTGGAACAGCTATCCAATAGTATCACCCGCTCTGGCCTCTCAAACTTCACTCTTAACTACCTCAGA CTCTGCGTCATTTTGGAACCAATGCAGGAACTGATGTCAAGACACAAAACCTATAACCTTAGCCCTCGAGACTGTCTGAAGACCTGCCTGTTTCAGAAGTGGCAGCGGATGGTGGCTCCTCCCG CGGAACCCGTCAGACCTCCAACTGCTAAGCGGCGAAAGAGGAAACAGTCCGGAGGCAACACATCCAGTGTGGGGCCGTCCAGTAACAGCAGCGGGGGCAGTAAAAGAAAGAACAGTCCTGCCACGGGCTTCAGTCTGTCCAGTCAG
- the LOC140735721 gene encoding LIM domain-binding protein 1-like isoform X4, which translates to MYWITWIYYHDSSYLVQISSLSPFWYYSTLKCIPETEAVMLDRDLGPTPSYPPTYPEPNIGRHTPYMSQPEFRIYELNKRLQNWTEECDNLWWDAFTTEFFEDDAVLTVACCLEDGPKRYTIGRTLIPRYFRSIFDGGATDLYFNLKHSKESFHGNLVILDCDLCSMVTLHNKPIFTKVCTEGRLYLEFTFDDLMRIKNWHFNIRQNRELLSRSILATHAQDPPMLEQLSNSITRSGLSNFTLNYLRLCVILEPMQELMSRHKTYNLSPRDCLKTCLFQKWQRMVAPPAEPVRPPTAKRRKRKQSGGNTSSVGPSSNSSGGSKRKNSPATGFSLSSQVPVGDYPDGI; encoded by the exons ATGTATTGGATAACTTGGATTTATTACCATGACTCTA GTTACCTAGTCCAGATATCTAGCCTGAGCCCATTTTGGTATTATTCCACCCTGAAGTGCATTCCGGAGACTGAGGCAGTTATGCTGGACCGAGACCTCGG TCCAACCCCATCTTACCCGCCTACGTATCCGGAGCCCAATATCGG AAGACACACACCCTATATGTCACAACCCGAGTTCAGGATCTATGAACTCAACAAACGTCTCCAGAACTGGACAGAG gAGTGTGACAACCTTTGGTGGGATGCTTTCAccacagaattttttgaagacgATGCAGTattgactgtggcctgctgcctaGAAGATGGACCAAAAAGATACA CAATTGGCCGGACTCTAATCCCTCGCTATTTTCGTAGTATCTTTGATGGTGGAGCAACAGACCTTTATTTTAACTTGAAGCACTCAAAAGAATCATTCCATGGCAATCTGGTGATATTGGACTGTGATCTCTGCAGCATGGTCACACTACacaacaaacctatcttcaccaaG GTGTGTACAGAAGGTCGCCTCTACCTTGAATTTACTTTTGATGATTTGATGCGCATAAAGAATTGGCATTTTAATATCAGACAAAATCGTGAGCTCCTCTCACGCAGCATCCTTGCAACGCAT GCCCAGGATCCTCCGATGTTGGAACAGCTATCCAATAGTATCACCCGCTCTGGCCTCTCAAACTTCACTCTTAACTACCTCAGA CTCTGCGTCATTTTGGAACCAATGCAGGAACTGATGTCAAGACACAAAACCTATAACCTTAGCCCTCGAGACTGTCTGAAGACCTGCCTGTTTCAGAAGTGGCAGCGGATGGTGGCTCCTCCCG CGGAACCCGTCAGACCTCCAACTGCTAAGCGGCGAAAGAGGAAACAGTCCGGAGGCAACACATCCAGTGTGGGGCCGTCCAGTAACAGCAGCGGGGGCAGTAAAAGAAAGAACAGTCCTGCCACGGGCTTCAGTCTGTCCAGTCAGGTACCT
- the LOC140735721 gene encoding LIM domain-binding protein 1-like isoform X8, whose amino-acid sequence MYWITWIYYHDSSYLVQISSLSPFWYYSTLKCIPETEAVMLDRDLGPTPSYPPTYPEPNIGRHTPYMSQPEFRIYELNKRLQNWTEECDNLWWDAFTTEFFEDDAVLTVACCLEDGPKRYTIGRTLIPRYFRSIFDGGATDLYFNLKHSKESFHGNLVILDCDLCSMVTLHNKPIFTKVCTEGRLYLEFTFDDLMRIKNWHFNIRQNRELLSRSILATHAQDPPMLEQLSNSITRSGLSNFTLNYLRLCVILEPMQELMSRHKTYNLSPRDCLKTCLFQKWQRMVAPPAEPVRPPTAKRRKRKQSGGNTSSVGPSSNSSGGSKRKNSPATGFSLSSQILHAMHHS is encoded by the exons ATGTATTGGATAACTTGGATTTATTACCATGACTCTA GTTACCTAGTCCAGATATCTAGCCTGAGCCCATTTTGGTATTATTCCACCCTGAAGTGCATTCCGGAGACTGAGGCAGTTATGCTGGACCGAGACCTCGG TCCAACCCCATCTTACCCGCCTACGTATCCGGAGCCCAATATCGG AAGACACACACCCTATATGTCACAACCCGAGTTCAGGATCTATGAACTCAACAAACGTCTCCAGAACTGGACAGAG gAGTGTGACAACCTTTGGTGGGATGCTTTCAccacagaattttttgaagacgATGCAGTattgactgtggcctgctgcctaGAAGATGGACCAAAAAGATACA CAATTGGCCGGACTCTAATCCCTCGCTATTTTCGTAGTATCTTTGATGGTGGAGCAACAGACCTTTATTTTAACTTGAAGCACTCAAAAGAATCATTCCATGGCAATCTGGTGATATTGGACTGTGATCTCTGCAGCATGGTCACACTACacaacaaacctatcttcaccaaG GTGTGTACAGAAGGTCGCCTCTACCTTGAATTTACTTTTGATGATTTGATGCGCATAAAGAATTGGCATTTTAATATCAGACAAAATCGTGAGCTCCTCTCACGCAGCATCCTTGCAACGCAT GCCCAGGATCCTCCGATGTTGGAACAGCTATCCAATAGTATCACCCGCTCTGGCCTCTCAAACTTCACTCTTAACTACCTCAGA CTCTGCGTCATTTTGGAACCAATGCAGGAACTGATGTCAAGACACAAAACCTATAACCTTAGCCCTCGAGACTGTCTGAAGACCTGCCTGTTTCAGAAGTGGCAGCGGATGGTGGCTCCTCCCG CGGAACCCGTCAGACCTCCAACTGCTAAGCGGCGAAAGAGGAAACAGTCCGGAGGCAACACATCCAGTGTGGGGCCGTCCAGTAACAGCAGCGGGGGCAGTAAAAGAAAGAACAGTCCTGCCACGGGCTTCAGTCTGTCCAGTCAG
- the LOC140735721 gene encoding LIM domain-binding protein 1-like isoform X5 — protein MYWITWIYYHDSSYLVQISSLSPFWYYSTLKCIPETEAVMLDRDLGPTPSYPPTYPEPNIGRHTPYMSQPEFRIYELNKRLQNWTEECDNLWWDAFTTEFFEDDAVLTVACCLEDGPKRYTIGRTLIPRYFRSIFDGGATDLYFNLKHSKESFHGNLVILDCDLCSMVTLHNKPIFTKVCTEGRLYLEFTFDDLMRIKNWHFNIRQNRELLSRSILATHAQDPPMLEQLSNSITRSGLSNFTLNYLRLCVILEPMQELMSRHKTYNLSPRDCLKTCLFQKWQRMVAPPAEPVRPPTAKRRKRKQSGGNTSSVGPSSNSSGGSKRKNSPATGFSLSSQVPILHAMHHS, from the exons ATGTATTGGATAACTTGGATTTATTACCATGACTCTA GTTACCTAGTCCAGATATCTAGCCTGAGCCCATTTTGGTATTATTCCACCCTGAAGTGCATTCCGGAGACTGAGGCAGTTATGCTGGACCGAGACCTCGG TCCAACCCCATCTTACCCGCCTACGTATCCGGAGCCCAATATCGG AAGACACACACCCTATATGTCACAACCCGAGTTCAGGATCTATGAACTCAACAAACGTCTCCAGAACTGGACAGAG gAGTGTGACAACCTTTGGTGGGATGCTTTCAccacagaattttttgaagacgATGCAGTattgactgtggcctgctgcctaGAAGATGGACCAAAAAGATACA CAATTGGCCGGACTCTAATCCCTCGCTATTTTCGTAGTATCTTTGATGGTGGAGCAACAGACCTTTATTTTAACTTGAAGCACTCAAAAGAATCATTCCATGGCAATCTGGTGATATTGGACTGTGATCTCTGCAGCATGGTCACACTACacaacaaacctatcttcaccaaG GTGTGTACAGAAGGTCGCCTCTACCTTGAATTTACTTTTGATGATTTGATGCGCATAAAGAATTGGCATTTTAATATCAGACAAAATCGTGAGCTCCTCTCACGCAGCATCCTTGCAACGCAT GCCCAGGATCCTCCGATGTTGGAACAGCTATCCAATAGTATCACCCGCTCTGGCCTCTCAAACTTCACTCTTAACTACCTCAGA CTCTGCGTCATTTTGGAACCAATGCAGGAACTGATGTCAAGACACAAAACCTATAACCTTAGCCCTCGAGACTGTCTGAAGACCTGCCTGTTTCAGAAGTGGCAGCGGATGGTGGCTCCTCCCG CGGAACCCGTCAGACCTCCAACTGCTAAGCGGCGAAAGAGGAAACAGTCCGGAGGCAACACATCCAGTGTGGGGCCGTCCAGTAACAGCAGCGGGGGCAGTAAAAGAAAGAACAGTCCTGCCACGGGCTTCAGTCTGTCCAGTCAGGTACCT
- the LOC140735721 gene encoding LIM domain-binding protein 1-like isoform X7 yields the protein MYWITWIYYHDSSYLVQISSLSPFWYYSTLKCIPETEAVMLDRDLGPTPSYPPTYPEPNIGRHTPYMSQPEFRIYELNKRLQNWTEECDNLWWDAFTTEFFEDDAVLTVACCLEDGPKRYTIGRTLIPRYFRSIFDGGATDLYFNLKHSKESFHGNLVILDCDLCSMVTLHNKPIFTKVCTEGRLYLEFTFDDLMRIKNWHFNIRQNRELLSRSILATHAQDPPMLEQLSNSITRSGLSNFTLNYLRLCVILEPMQELMSRHKTYNLSPRDCLKTCLFQKWQRMVAPPAEPVRPPTAKRRKRKQSGGNTSSVGPSSNSSGGSKRKNSPATGFSLSSQVGDYPDGI from the exons ATGTATTGGATAACTTGGATTTATTACCATGACTCTA GTTACCTAGTCCAGATATCTAGCCTGAGCCCATTTTGGTATTATTCCACCCTGAAGTGCATTCCGGAGACTGAGGCAGTTATGCTGGACCGAGACCTCGG TCCAACCCCATCTTACCCGCCTACGTATCCGGAGCCCAATATCGG AAGACACACACCCTATATGTCACAACCCGAGTTCAGGATCTATGAACTCAACAAACGTCTCCAGAACTGGACAGAG gAGTGTGACAACCTTTGGTGGGATGCTTTCAccacagaattttttgaagacgATGCAGTattgactgtggcctgctgcctaGAAGATGGACCAAAAAGATACA CAATTGGCCGGACTCTAATCCCTCGCTATTTTCGTAGTATCTTTGATGGTGGAGCAACAGACCTTTATTTTAACTTGAAGCACTCAAAAGAATCATTCCATGGCAATCTGGTGATATTGGACTGTGATCTCTGCAGCATGGTCACACTACacaacaaacctatcttcaccaaG GTGTGTACAGAAGGTCGCCTCTACCTTGAATTTACTTTTGATGATTTGATGCGCATAAAGAATTGGCATTTTAATATCAGACAAAATCGTGAGCTCCTCTCACGCAGCATCCTTGCAACGCAT GCCCAGGATCCTCCGATGTTGGAACAGCTATCCAATAGTATCACCCGCTCTGGCCTCTCAAACTTCACTCTTAACTACCTCAGA CTCTGCGTCATTTTGGAACCAATGCAGGAACTGATGTCAAGACACAAAACCTATAACCTTAGCCCTCGAGACTGTCTGAAGACCTGCCTGTTTCAGAAGTGGCAGCGGATGGTGGCTCCTCCCG CGGAACCCGTCAGACCTCCAACTGCTAAGCGGCGAAAGAGGAAACAGTCCGGAGGCAACACATCCAGTGTGGGGCCGTCCAGTAACAGCAGCGGGGGCAGTAAAAGAAAGAACAGTCCTGCCACGGGCTTCAGTCTGTCCAGTCAG